A genomic region of Erythrobacter sp. SCSIO 43205 contains the following coding sequences:
- a CDS encoding phosphotransferase family protein yields the protein MGDASKDTLIEGLARVCSRAGLTEPSDLTRLTGGATMESWRFMCGDRAFILRRAPTLEFMANRPFGHDVEAEVIRKAVAAGVTAPRVVAELEPEDGIGSGFVMEALPGTPNPKEILEFEDTDALLKDVARDLARIHSVKPGDLPDAVPVMDYRQAIADLKAQFEEAGGDRPIIALGLKWMEDNCPDPCEPVLIHGDYRMGNLLCEAGELTGVLDWELAHFGDPHEDLAFGCMAVWRFHRYDRPALGLGSLEDYFATYEAESGRTVDLGRFRYWLIHRTVWWALGCLGMARIWRSGEDRMLERVVISRRTSEQELDLLMLLEEDAPEECKAKQKWWPISSPDRTNGDATVSEILTAISEWLGTIKDQVKGHDRFQLAVARNALGIAMRDEEFLPDLHVDKRRADAIMAGELTVAERGLVGHLRRAALEKLSVDSPKYPALAVALEKWVIPEEEAE from the coding sequence GTGGGAGATGCATCTAAGGACACATTGATCGAAGGCTTGGCGCGGGTTTGTTCGCGCGCTGGCCTCACCGAACCATCGGACCTCACCCGCTTGACGGGCGGGGCAACGATGGAAAGCTGGCGCTTTATGTGCGGTGACAGGGCATTCATCCTGCGCCGCGCGCCTACCCTCGAATTCATGGCAAATCGCCCGTTCGGCCACGATGTTGAGGCCGAGGTGATCCGCAAGGCTGTGGCAGCCGGCGTGACTGCACCGCGCGTTGTGGCTGAGCTTGAGCCTGAGGATGGCATTGGCTCTGGCTTCGTAATGGAGGCGCTTCCCGGAACGCCGAACCCAAAGGAGATTTTGGAGTTTGAAGATACCGATGCGCTGCTGAAGGACGTTGCAAGGGATTTGGCGCGTATTCACAGCGTCAAACCCGGCGATTTGCCAGACGCGGTCCCGGTGATGGATTACCGCCAAGCCATCGCCGACCTCAAAGCGCAATTCGAGGAAGCAGGCGGTGATCGCCCGATCATTGCGCTTGGCCTCAAGTGGATGGAGGACAATTGCCCTGATCCATGCGAGCCGGTGCTGATCCACGGTGACTATCGCATGGGCAATCTGCTGTGCGAGGCCGGCGAGCTGACGGGCGTGCTCGATTGGGAGCTTGCGCATTTTGGCGATCCTCATGAGGATCTCGCCTTCGGCTGCATGGCGGTGTGGCGCTTCCATCGATATGATCGGCCCGCTTTGGGGCTTGGATCGTTGGAAGATTACTTCGCCACCTATGAGGCAGAAAGCGGGCGCACAGTGGACCTTGGGCGTTTCCGCTACTGGTTGATCCACCGCACCGTATGGTGGGCATTGGGTTGTCTTGGCATGGCGCGCATCTGGCGCTCTGGTGAGGACCGGATGCTCGAACGCGTGGTGATCTCGCGCCGGACGAGTGAGCAGGAATTGGACCTCTTGATGCTGCTTGAGGAGGACGCGCCGGAGGAGTGCAAGGCCAAGCAGAAATGGTGGCCGATTTCTTCGCCTGACCGGACAAACGGCGATGCAACCGTGTCCGAGATCCTGACGGCGATCTCGGAATGGCTGGGCACGATTAAGGATCAGGTCAAAGGCCATGACCGCTTCCAGCTTGCCGTAGCACGCAACGCGTTGGGCATTGCGATGCGCGATGAAGAATTCCTTCCCGACCTCCACGTGGACAAGCGGCGCGCAGATGCAATCATGGCGGGAGAATTGACCGTGGCAGAGCGCGGCCTGGTGGGGCATTTGCGCCGGGCTGCGCTTGAGAAACTGAGTGTCGATTCTCCCAAATATCCCGCTCTTGCTGTCGCGCTCGAAAAATGGGTGATACCCGAAGAGGAAGCTGAATAA
- a CDS encoding acyl-CoA dehydrogenase family protein, whose amino-acid sequence MDFAIPADLQAYLDELDAFIAAEIKPLENQDDNIRFFDHRREYARTNFEAGGLPREDWEELLREARRRADRAGHFRFSAPKKYGGKDGSNLWMAVIREHFARAGLGLHNDLQNEHSIVGNFPFVEMFEQWGTEEQKQEFILGGFDGTRRVAFGLTEPDHGSDATHMETRAVRETRDGVDGWLINGEKMWITGMHVATHCAMFARTSGEDGKASGITCFLVPNPTPGLEIEEWMWTFNMPTDHPRLSVTDVWVPDSAILGVEGRGLALAQSFVHQNRIRQAASSCGAAMYCIDESVKYARQRKPFGEPLSKNQGIQFPLVELATQAEMLRLLIFKTAWEMDNMPHEEIERTISDKVSMCNYWANRLVCEAADRAMQVHGGIGYSRHKPFEHIYRHHRRYRITEGAEEIQMRKVGAYLFGYLGPKRGQFS is encoded by the coding sequence ATGGACTTCGCAATTCCCGCCGATCTTCAGGCGTATCTTGACGAGCTCGACGCCTTCATCGCGGCTGAGATCAAACCACTTGAGAACCAGGACGACAATATCCGCTTCTTCGACCACCGCCGCGAATATGCGCGCACCAATTTCGAGGCCGGAGGCTTGCCGCGCGAGGACTGGGAAGAGCTCCTGCGCGAAGCCAGACGCCGCGCTGATAGAGCGGGGCATTTCCGCTTCTCCGCGCCCAAGAAATACGGCGGCAAGGACGGCTCGAACCTCTGGATGGCGGTGATCCGCGAGCACTTCGCGAGGGCAGGACTTGGCCTCCACAACGACCTCCAGAACGAGCACAGCATCGTCGGCAATTTCCCCTTCGTCGAAATGTTCGAGCAATGGGGCACCGAGGAGCAGAAGCAGGAATTCATCCTCGGCGGCTTTGATGGAACGCGCCGGGTTGCTTTTGGCCTGACCGAGCCAGACCATGGGTCTGACGCAACACATATGGAAACCCGAGCGGTTCGCGAGACCCGAGATGGGGTTGATGGCTGGCTCATCAATGGCGAGAAGATGTGGATCACCGGCATGCACGTCGCCACCCACTGCGCGATGTTCGCTCGCACGTCTGGCGAGGATGGCAAGGCATCTGGCATCACCTGCTTCCTTGTTCCCAATCCCACGCCGGGCTTGGAGATTGAGGAGTGGATGTGGACCTTCAATATGCCCACCGACCACCCACGCTTGTCCGTCACCGATGTCTGGGTGCCCGATAGCGCGATCCTCGGCGTTGAGGGTCGGGGGCTCGCGCTTGCGCAAAGTTTCGTGCACCAGAACCGTATCCGTCAGGCGGCAAGTTCCTGTGGTGCTGCGATGTATTGCATTGATGAGAGCGTCAAATACGCCCGCCAACGCAAACCCTTTGGCGAGCCGCTTTCCAAGAACCAAGGCATCCAGTTTCCTCTGGTCGAGCTTGCGACGCAGGCCGAGATGCTGCGCCTCCTCATCTTCAAGACCGCGTGGGAGATGGACAATATGCCCCACGAAGAGATTGAGCGCACGATCAGCGACAAGGTCTCCATGTGCAATTACTGGGCGAACCGTCTGGTGTGCGAGGCCGCCGACCGCGCGATGCAAGTGCACGGCGGCATCGGCTATTCGCGCCACAAGCCGTTCGAGCACATCTACCGCCACCACCGCCGCTATCGCATCACCGAGGGCGCGGAAGAGATCCAGATGAGGAAGGTTGGGGCCTATCTATTCGGTTATCTGGGGCCGAAGCGGGGGCAGTTTTCCTAG